A genomic stretch from Lathyrus oleraceus cultivar Zhongwan6 chromosome 2, CAAS_Psat_ZW6_1.0, whole genome shotgun sequence includes:
- the LOC127121144 gene encoding uncharacterized protein LOC127121144 has translation IEHNDPTPSPNFEFPVFEAEEDDVEEIPDEITRLLEHEEKIIQPHLEDLETVNLGSEDCERLVKIGALLEGSVKEDLISLLREYSDIFAWSYEDMPGLDTDIVQHFLPLKPECVPVKQKLRRTHPDMAVKIKEEVQKQIDAGFLVTSTYPLWVANIVPVPKKDGKVRMCVDYRDLNKASPKDDFPLPHIDMLVDNTAKFKVFSFMDGFSGYNQIKMAPEDMEKTTFITPWGTFCYRVMPFGLKNAGATYQRAMTTLFHDMMHKEIEVYVDDMIAKSRTEVEHIEHLLKLFQRLRKFKLRLNPNKCTFGVRSGKLLGFVVSERGIEVDPAKVKAIQEMPAPKTEKQVRGFLGRLNYISRFISHMTATCAPIFKLLRKDQSHDWTEDCQKAFDSIKDYLSEPPILSPPVEGRPLIMYLTVLEDSMGCVLGQQDESGKKEFAIYYLSKKFTDCESRYSMLEKTCCALAWAAKRLRQYMINHTTWLISRMDPIKYIFEKPALTGRIARWQMLLSEYDIEYRAQKAIKGSILADHLAHQPIEDHQSVQYDFPDEEILYLKMKDCDEPTLDEGPEPGSRWTMVFDGAVNQYGNGIGAVIVNPQGSHIPFTARLTFKCTNNMAEYEACIMGLEECIDLRIKYLDVYGDSALVVNQIKGEWETNQPGLIPYRDYARRISTFFTEVEFYHIPREDNRMADALATLASMIVVRWWNDVPNITVMRLDRPAHIFAIEDVYPPGASVKDRKTLRRLSGSFYLSGEVLYKRNFDMVLLRCVDRHEANLLMTEVHEGSFGTHSNGHAMAKKMLRAGYYWLTMESDCCKYVKKCHKCQIYADKIHIPPTLLNVISSPWPFSMWGIDMIGMIEPKASNGHRFILVAIDYFTKWVEAASYANVTRQVVVKFIKNQLICRYGVPERIITDNGSNLNNKMMDELCAEFKIAHHNSSPYRPKMNGAVEAANKNIKRIIQKMTVTYKDWHEMLPFALHGYRTSVRTSTGATPFSLVYGMEAVLPVEVEIPSMRVLMEAKLTDAEWIQSRYDQLNLIEEKRLTAMCHGQLYQQRMKKAFDKKVKPRVFREGDLVLKKVLSFAPDSRGKWTPNYEGPYVVKRAFSGGALMLTTMDGEDFTRPVNSDAVKRYFA, from the exons attgaacataatgatccaacgccatctcccaattttgaattccctgtatttgaggcagaagaagatgacgttgaagagatccctgatgagatcacccgtctccttgagcacgaagagaagatcattcagccgcatctcgaagacttggaaacagtcaacttgggatctgaagattgtgagcgcctggtgaagattggggcacttcttgaagggtctgttaaggaagatttgatcagcttgctacgagaatattcagatatctttgcttggtcctatgaagacatgccgggtttagatacagatattgtgcaacatttcctgcctttgaagcctgagtgcgtgcccgtgaagcagaagctcagaagaactcatccagatatggcagtgaagatcaaagaggaagttcagaagcaaattgatgcggggtttctggtgacttcgacatatcctctatgggtggccaatattgtgcctgttcctaagaaggacggaaaagtccgtatgtgcgttgattacagagatttgaataaagctagtccaaaagatgattttcctctaccacacattgacatgttggtagacaatacagctaaattcaaagtcttttcctttatggacggattttccggatataatcaaatcaagatggcaccagaggatatggagaagacaacattcatcacaccttggggaacattctgttatcgagtgatgcccttcggtttgaagaacgccggagccacgtatcaacgagctatgactaccttgtttcatgatatgatgcacaaggagatagaagtctatgttgatgatatgattgctaagtcccgaacggaagttgagcatattgagcatttgttgaagctttttcagcgtttgaggaagttcaaacttcgcctgaatccgaacaaatgtacttttggagtccgttccggcaagttgttgggttttgtggtaagtgaaagaggtattgaggttgatcctgcaaaggtcaaagcaatacaagagatgcccgcacccaaaactgagaagcaagtccgaggttttcttggccgcttgaactacatttccagatttatatcccacatgactgccacatgtgcgccgatattcaagctcctccggaaagatcagtctcatgattggaccgaggattgccagaaagctttcgacagtatcaaagattatctgtccgaacctccgattttgtctccgcctgtggaaggaagacctctgattatgtacttaacagttcttgaagactcgatgggttgtgtactcggtcaacaagatgaatcagggaagaaggagtttgctatctactacctcagtaagaagtttactgattgtgagtctcggtactctatgcttgagaagacgtgctgtgctttagcttgggcagctaagcgtttgcgccagtacatgataaatcatacaacttggttgatatccagaatggatccaattaagtatatcttcgagaagcctgctttaactgggaggattgcccgttggcagatgttgttgtctgagtatgatattgagtatcgagctcagaaagctatcaaaggtagtatcttggctgaccacttagcgcaccagccgattgaagatcatcagtctgttcagtatgacttccctgacgaggaaattctgtatttgaagatgaaagattgcgatgagcctacacttgatgaaggtccagaacctggttccagatggacgatggtgtttgatggcgctgttaatcaatatggaaatggaattggggcagtaattgttaatccccagggttcgcacattccgtttacagcaaggctaaccttcaaatgcacgaataatatggcggagtatgaagcctgtattatgggacttgaagaatgcattgacttgagaatcaaatatcttgatgtctatggtgattcagctttggttgtcaatcagatcaagggtgaatgggagacgaatcaaccaggtctcatcccatacagagattatgcaaggagaatttcaactttctttacagaagttgaattttatcatattcctcgagaggataatcgaatggcagatgcccttgctacgcttgcttccatgatagttgtcagatggtggaatgatgtccccaatattactgtgatgcgcttggacagacccgctcacatatttgcaattgaagac gtctacccgcctggggcatctgtgaaagataggaaaactttgagaaggttgtcaggcagtttctacctcagtggtgaagtgctgtacaagagaaattttgatatggttttgctcagatgcgtggatagacacgaagcaaacctattgatgactgaagtccatgagggttcatttggtactcattccaatggacatgccatggctaagaagatgttgagagcaggctactattggctgacaatggagtctgactgttgcaagtatgtgaagaaatgtcacaagtgtcaaatttatgcggataagattcatattcctccgacactcctgaatgtgatttcatcaccatggcctttctctatgtggggaatcgacatgatcggcatgattgagccgaaagcgtccaacggacatcggtttattctcgtagccattgattacttcaccaaatgggttgaagccgcttcgtacgcgaatgtaaccagacaggtggttgtgaagtttatcaagaaccagctgatttgccgttatggtgtgccagagaggatcattactgataatggatccaatctgaataacaagatgatggatgagttgtgcgctgaattcaagattgcacaccataattcctctccttacagacctaagatgaatggggctgttgaagctgctaacaagaatatcaagagaattatccagaagatgactgtcacctacaaagattggcatgagatgctgccatttgctttgcatggatatcgtacgtctgtacgcacttcaacaggggcaacccctttctctcttgtttatggcatggaagccgttctcccagtagaggtggagatcccatcaatgcgagtcttgatggaagccaagttgactgatgctgaatggattcagagtcgttatgaccagttgaatttgattgaagagaagcgattaactgccatgtgccatggtcagttatatcagcagagaatgaagaaagcattcgacaagaaggtcaagcctcgtgtgttccgagaaggtgaccttgtgctcaagaaagttttgtctttcgcgcccgattccaggggcaagtggactccaaactacgagggtccatatgttgttaagagagccttttcaggcggtgctttgatgcttacaacaatggatggggaggatttcactcgtcctgtgaattcagatgcagtcaagagatactttgcctaa